A single region of the Labeo rohita strain BAU-BD-2019 chromosome 3, IGBB_LRoh.1.0, whole genome shotgun sequence genome encodes:
- the LOC127162836 gene encoding ecto-ADP-ribosyltransferase 5-like isoform X1 translates to MLLIIEALLLILAALGQDHRNAAAGQIFPLDMAPNSVDDNYDSCTKEMANLVKTKYLEKEMSDLPEFKKSWQEGEVNATAPEDNLTRNHSIAIYMYTNSGFNVYRDFNNAVRSDKDKYKNNTYEWYSLHFLLTEAIQILNKTQNKCFSTYRGTNLQFNKDVLNTTVRFGQFASSSLNRTVTEVFGNASCFEIKTCEGANLTKYSKFPYEEEVLIPPYEMFKVTAVKRREDQKDLWCETVFVLNSTGIRSDVSCVLCNRGSQAAVFNVLLILTTFCKVLIS, encoded by the exons ATGCTGCTGATCATTGAAgctcttcttcttattttagcTGCTCTAGGACAG GATCACAGAAATGCTGCTGCAGGACAGATATTTCCACTGGATATGGCACCAAATTCAGTTGATGACAATTATGACAGCTGTACAAAGGAAATGGCGAATCTAGTGAAGACTAAATATCTAGAGAAGGAAATGTCTGACTtacctgaatttaaaaaatcttggcAAGAAGGTGAAGTGAATGCCACGGCACCAGAAGACAACTTGACAAGGAATCATTCAATTGCCATTTATATGTACACCAACTCAGGCTTTAATGTATATCGAGATTTTAATAATGCTGTTCGTAGTGataaagacaaatacaaaaacaacacataCGAATGGTATTCACTTCACTTTTTATTAACTGAAGCGATACAGATtctgaataaaacacaaaataaatgcttttcgaCTTATCGAGGTACAAATCTTCAATTTAACAAGGATGTTCTAAACACAACAGTTCGTTTTGGCCAGTTTGCTTCTTCCTCTCTTAATCGTACAGTAACAGAAGTTTTTGGAAATGCGTCttgttttgaaattaaaactTGTGAAGGTGCAAATTTGACAAAATACTCGAAGTTTCCTTATGAGGAAGAGGTGCTGATTCCTCCATATGAGATGTTTAAAGTCACTGCTGTGAAGAGAAGAGAAGATCAGAAGGATCTCTGGTGTGAGACAGTGTTTGTGTTGAACAGCACTGGAATAAGAAGTGACGTGAGCTGTGTATTATGTAACCGTGGAAGCCAGGCTGCTGTCTTTAATGTTTTACTAATATTAACAACATTTTGCAAAGTGCTAATCAGTTAA
- the LOC127162834 gene encoding ecto-ADP-ribosyltransferase 5-like has protein sequence MRLIIEALLILAALEQDHRAAVEFPLDMALNSVDDQYEGCRENMTNKVETDYLQDELNKSSVFKEAWQEGENKSKSPEVNLTRNHSIAIYVYTNSAYDVYGKFNEDVRSSKQDYANKSFKWYSLHFLLTDAIKILKLKQKACFNVTYRGTNVTFVKNVLNNEIRFGQFTSSSLNRNVTKDFGNTSCFEIYTCEGVYIANYSKYPEQEEVLIPPYETFKVTAVKNRTDQPDLWCDTVYMVKSSGKKSYLNCGFCDSRSRDAFCNGMNCALCNSGNCVAFLNILLILTLFCKVFTC, from the coding sequence GATCACAGAGCTGCTGTTGAATTTCCATTGGATATGGCACTGAACTCTGTTGATGACCAATATGAGGGTTGTAGAgagaacatgacaaacaaggTGGAGACAGATTATCTACAGGATGAACTCAATAAGTCGTCTGTTTTTAAAGAGGCTTGGCAAGAAGGTGAAAATAAATCCAAATCACCAGAAGTTAACTTGACAAGGAATCATTCAATCGCCATTTACGTGTACACTAACAGCGCTTATGATGTATATGGCAAATTCAATGAAGATGTCCGTAGTAGTAAACAAGACTACGCAAACAAGTCATTCAAATGGTATTCACTTCACTTTTTGTTAACAGATGCTATAAAGATTctgaaactaaaacaaaaagcatGCTTTAATGTAACATATCGAGgtacaaatgttacatttgttaaaaatgttctgaACAACGAGATTCGTTTCGGCCAATTTACATCTTCTTCCCTTAATCgtaatgtaacaaaagattttGGAAATACATCTTGTTTTGAAATCTACACTTGTGAAGGTGTCTACATAGCAAATTATTCAAAGTATCCTGAACAGGAAGAGGTGCTGATTCCTCCATATGAGACATTTAAAGTCACTGCTGTCAAAAACAGAACAGATCAGCCTGATCTCTGGTGTGACACTGTGTATATGGTGAAAAgctctggaaaaaaaagttacCTGAACTGTGGATTTTGTGACAGTAGAAGCCGTGATGCTTTCTGTAATGGTATGAACTGTGCTTTGTGTAACAGTGGAAACTGTGTTGCTTTCCTtaatattttactcattttaacCTTATTTTGCAAAGTGTTTACCTGCTAA
- the LOC127162836 gene encoding ecto-ADP-ribosyltransferase 5-like isoform X3 → MLLIIEALLLILAVLGQDHRNAAAGQIFPLDMAPNSVDDNYDSCTKEMANLVKTKYLEKEMSDLPEFKKSWQEGEVNATAPEDNLTRNHSIAIYMYTNSGFNVYRDFNNAVRSDKDKYKNNTYEWYSLHFLLTEAIQILNKTQNKCFSTYRGTNLQFNKDVLNTTVRFGQFASSSLNRTVTEVFGNASCFEIKTCEGANLTKYSKFPYEEEVLIPPYEMFKVTAVKRREDQKDLWCETVFVLNSTGIRSDVSCVLCNRGSQAAVFNVLLILTTFCKVLIS, encoded by the exons ATGCTGCTGATCATTGAAGCTCTTCTTCTCATTTTAGCTGTTCTAGGACAG GATCACAGAAATGCTGCTGCAGGACAGATATTTCCACTGGATATGGCACCAAATTCAGTTGATGACAATTATGACAGCTGTACAAAGGAAATGGCGAATCTAGTGAAGACTAAATATCTAGAGAAGGAAATGTCTGACTtacctgaatttaaaaaatcttggcAAGAAGGTGAAGTGAATGCCACGGCACCAGAAGACAACTTGACAAGGAATCATTCAATTGCCATTTATATGTACACCAACTCAGGCTTTAATGTATATCGAGATTTTAATAATGCTGTTCGTAGTGataaagacaaatacaaaaacaacacataCGAATGGTATTCACTTCACTTTTTATTAACTGAAGCGATACAGATtctgaataaaacacaaaataaatgcttttcgaCTTATCGAGGTACAAATCTTCAATTTAACAAGGATGTTCTAAACACAACAGTTCGTTTTGGCCAGTTTGCTTCTTCCTCTCTTAATCGTACAGTAACAGAAGTTTTTGGAAATGCGTCttgttttgaaattaaaactTGTGAAGGTGCAAATTTGACAAAATACTCGAAGTTTCCTTATGAGGAAGAGGTGCTGATTCCTCCATATGAGATGTTTAAAGTCACTGCTGTGAAGAGAAGAGAAGATCAGAAGGATCTCTGGTGTGAGACAGTGTTTGTGTTGAACAGCACTGGAATAAGAAGTGACGTGAGCTGTGTATTATGTAACCGTGGAAGCCAGGCTGCTGTCTTTAATGTTTTACTAATATTAACAACATTTTGCAAAGTGCTAATCAGTTAA
- the LOC127157585 gene encoding NAD(P)(+)--arginine ADP-ribosyltransferase 2-like, which yields MLLIIQALLLISAALGQDHRAAVEGQTFPLDMAPNSVDDQYEGCRGKMADQVEKKYMKQEMSNPETKFANAWKLAEKNYKPPGDKLTKDHSISIYVYTNSDTGLYKDFNDADRKDKERYKNETYKWYSLHFLLTDAIQMLKKTQKKCYTTYRGTNIEFEQNVLRKNICFGSFTSLSINSRVTEGFGSKSCFEIYTCEGADVIKYSKYPEQKEVLIPPYETFKVTAVKTKRNQKDLWCHTVFSLKSSGKRSNLNCDLFKKPTNTMLSIE from the exons ATGCTGCTGATCATTCAAGCTCTTCTTCTCATTTCAGCTGCTCTAGGACAG GATCACAGAGCTGCTGTTGAAGGACAGACATTTCCATTAGATATGGCACCGAATTCAGTTGATGACCAATATGAGGGTTGCAGGGGGAAAATGGCAGACCAGGTggagaaaaaatatatgaagCAAGAAATGTCTAACCCTGAAACTAAATTTGCAAATGCTTGGAAActtgctgaaaaaaattacaagccACCAGGTGATAAATTGACAAAAGATCATTCAATTTCTATTTATGTGTACACTAACTCAGATACTGGGCTATATAAGGATTTCAATGATGCTGATCGTAAAGACAAGGAAAGATACAAAAACGAAACATACAAATGGTATTCACTTCACTTTCTGTTAACAGATGCGATACAGATGCtgaagaaaacacaaaagaaatgcTATACAACTTACCGTGGTACAAATATTGAATTTGAACAGAATGTTCTCaggaaaaatatttgtttcGGCTCATTTACATCCTTGTCAATTAATTCTAGAGTAACAGAAGGCTTTGGGTCTAAATCTTGTTTTGAAATCTACACTTGTGAAGGTGCTGATGTGATAAAATATTCTAAGTATCCTGAACAGAAAGAGGTGCTGATTCCGCCATATGAGACATTTAAAGTCACTGCTGTGAAGACAAAGAGAAATCAGAAAGATCTCTGGTGTCACACTGTGTTCTCTTTGAAAAGCTCTGGTAAGAGAAGTAACCTGAACTGTGATCTATTCAAGAAACCAACCAACACGATGTTGAGCATTGAATAA
- the LOC127162838 gene encoding GPI-linked NAD(P)(+)--arginine ADP-ribosyltransferase 1-like, whose protein sequence is MLLIIEALLIISAALGQDHRDAIEGMIYPLDMALDSVDDQYMSCSEKMLRLVQTVYLRKELFNPQSTFAIAWKDAVQHAKQPEDNLTKNHSIAIYVYTDNRVYNNFNKDVSAGKQTYKGKTFKWYSLHFLLTEAIQTLKKTQKECKPTYRGANVEFDKDVKGKSVRFGSFASSSLDRNTAQGFGSKSCFEIYTCKGVDLAKYSRYPNEREVLIPPYETFKVTDVKTKGQEGAWCDTVYTLKSSGKRSDLNCVLLNSGNHVAGFNVLLIIALFFKMFIC, encoded by the exons ATGCTGCTGATCATCGAAGCTCTTCTTATTATTTCAGCTGCTCTAGGACAG GACCACAGAGATGCTATAGAAGGAATGATATATCCATTGGATATGGCACTGGATTCTGTTGATGATCAATATATGAGCTGTTCAGAGAAAATGCTACGTCTGGTGCAGACAGTGTATCTGCGAAAAGAATTGTTTAACCCTCAATCTACATTTGCAATAGCTTGGAAAGATGCTGTTCAACATGCCAAACAACCAGAAGATAACTTGACAAAGAATCATTCTATTGCGATTTATGTGTACACTGATAATAGAGTATATAACAACTTCAACAAGGATGTTAGTGCTggtaaacaaacatacaaaggCAAAACATTCAAATGGTATTCACTTCACTTTCTGTTAACAGAAGCAATACAGACtctaaagaaaacacaaaaagaatGCAAGCCAACGTATCGTGGTGCAAATGTTGAATTTGACAAGGATGTTAAGGGCAAAAGTGTTCGTTTTGGCTCATTCGCTTCATCCTCTCTTGATCGTAACACAGCACAAGGATTTGGATCTAAGTCTTGTTTTGAAATCTACACTTGTAAAGGTGTTGATTTGGCTAAATATTCTAGGTATCCTAATGAGAGAGAAGTGCTGATTCCTCCATATGAGACGTTTAAAGTCACTGATGTCAAGACAAAAGGACAGGAAGGTGCCTGGTGTGACACTGTGTATACATTGAAAAGCTCAGGAAAAAGAAGTGACCTGAACTGTGTATTGCTTAACAGTGGAAACCATGTTGctggttttaatgttttactaattatagcattatttttcaaaatgtttatctGCTAA
- the LOC127162836 gene encoding ecto-ADP-ribosyltransferase 5-like isoform X2 — protein sequence MLLIIEALLLISPALGQDHRNAAAGQIFPLDMAPNSVDDNYDSCTKEMANLVKTKYLEKEMSDLPEFKKSWQEGEVNATAPEDNLTRNHSIAIYMYTNSGFNVYRDFNNAVRSDKDKYKNNTYEWYSLHFLLTEAIQILNKTQNKCFSTYRGTNLQFNKDVLNTTVRFGQFASSSLNRTVTEVFGNASCFEIKTCEGANLTKYSKFPYEEEVLIPPYEMFKVTAVKRREDQKDLWCETVFVLNSTGIRSDVSCVLCNRGSQAAVFNVLLILTTFCKVLIS from the exons ATGCTGCTGATAATTGAAGCTCTTCTTCTCATTTCACCTGCTCTAGGACAG GATCACAGAAATGCTGCTGCAGGACAGATATTTCCACTGGATATGGCACCAAATTCAGTTGATGACAATTATGACAGCTGTACAAAGGAAATGGCGAATCTAGTGAAGACTAAATATCTAGAGAAGGAAATGTCTGACTtacctgaatttaaaaaatcttggcAAGAAGGTGAAGTGAATGCCACGGCACCAGAAGACAACTTGACAAGGAATCATTCAATTGCCATTTATATGTACACCAACTCAGGCTTTAATGTATATCGAGATTTTAATAATGCTGTTCGTAGTGataaagacaaatacaaaaacaacacataCGAATGGTATTCACTTCACTTTTTATTAACTGAAGCGATACAGATtctgaataaaacacaaaataaatgcttttcgaCTTATCGAGGTACAAATCTTCAATTTAACAAGGATGTTCTAAACACAACAGTTCGTTTTGGCCAGTTTGCTTCTTCCTCTCTTAATCGTACAGTAACAGAAGTTTTTGGAAATGCGTCttgttttgaaattaaaactTGTGAAGGTGCAAATTTGACAAAATACTCGAAGTTTCCTTATGAGGAAGAGGTGCTGATTCCTCCATATGAGATGTTTAAAGTCACTGCTGTGAAGAGAAGAGAAGATCAGAAGGATCTCTGGTGTGAGACAGTGTTTGTGTTGAACAGCACTGGAATAAGAAGTGACGTGAGCTGTGTATTATGTAACCGTGGAAGCCAGGCTGCTGTCTTTAATGTTTTACTAATATTAACAACATTTTGCAAAGTGCTAATCAGTTAA